A single region of the Gossypium arboreum isolate Shixiya-1 chromosome 12, ASM2569848v2, whole genome shotgun sequence genome encodes:
- the LOC108478344 gene encoding pentatricopeptide repeat-containing protein At5g08510 — protein sequence MNQLKQSLASTLKIGLQQHQTQLLIIQFLRFLNIPYAHNLFDLLPNKTVFLYNKLIQAYSSVNQSHQCLTLYSQMCFNNCSPNQHSFIFLFPACASLSSLSHGQILHTHLLKSGFGLDCYALTALLDMYAKLRVLKFARQVFDEMRVRNVPTWNALISGYSRCGDMKEALELFKSMPEKNVVSWTSMISGYSQNGQFSSALDMFLRMEKESGVKPNRVTIASVLPACASLGALEIGERIEAYARENGLFEDLYVSNTILEMHARSGKIEVAKRVFDEIGKRRNSCSWNSMIMALALHGKSIEALEHYEQMLHEGTAPDNVTFVGVLLACTHGGLVTKGRELFESMAKNYNINPKLEHFGCMVDLLGRAGALQEAYDLIKTMPMKPDAVVWGALLGACSFHKNVELAEKAAQPLFLLEPWNAGNCVILSNIYASRGQWDGVAKLRKMMKGGHITKAAGYSFIEEGGEMHKFLVEDKSHPRCDEIYETLHRISIVMKLQNKLIDFESELTV from the exons ATGAACCAGCTGAAACAGTCCCTAGCTTCCACTCTTAAAATTGGCCTGCAACAACACCAAACTCAGCTTCTCATCATTCAATTCCTCCGATTCCTAAACATTCCATATGCCCACAACCTCTTCGATCTCCTTCCAAATAAAACTGTCTTCCTCTACAACAAGCTCATCCAAGCTTACTCCTCAGTTAACCAATCCCATCAATGCCTCACTCTCTACTCCCAAATGTGCTTCAACAACTGTTCCCCCAACCAGCATTCTTTCATCTTCCTTTTCCCTGCCTGTGCTTCACTTTCCTCCCTTTCCCATGGCCAGATCCTTCATACCCATCTTCTCAAATCTGGGTTTGGTCTTGATTGTTATGCTTTAACCGCTTTGCTCGATATGTATGCAAAACTTCGTGTGTTAAAGTTTGCTCGgcaagtgtttgatgaaatgcgTGTCAGAAATGTGCCTACTTGGAACGCTTTGATTTCTGGGTATTCTAGGTGTGGGGATATGAAGGAAGCTTTGGAATTGTTTAAATCAATGCCTGAGAAGAATGTGGTTTCTTGGACATCGATGATATCGGGTTACTCGCAGAACGGGCAGTTTTCGAGTGCGTTAGATATGTTTTTAAGGATGGAGAAAGAGAGTGGAGTTAAACCGAATCGAGTGACCATTGCTAGTGTGCTTCCTGCTTGTGCAAGTCTCGGAGCATTGGAGATTGGAGAAAGGATTGAAGCTTATGCAAGAGAGAATGGTTTGTTTGAGGATTTGTATGTTAGCAATACTATCCTCGAAATGCATGCGAGGAGCGGTAAAATCGAAGTAGCGAAAAGGGTGTTTGATGAGATCGGGAAGAGGAGAAATTCGTGCTCTTGGAATTCAATGATCATGGCTTTAGCCCTTCATGGAAAATCAATCGAAGCTCTCGAGCATTACGAGCAAATGCTG CATGAAGGAACTGCACCGGACAATGTCACATTCGTGGGAGTTCTCTTAGCATGCACGCATGGAGGATTGGTTACAAAAGGACGAGAACTTTTCGAATCAATGGCGAAAAACTACAACATCAATCCTAAATTGGAGCATTTTGGATGCATGGTAGACCTCCTAGGTCGAGCCGGAGCATTGCAAGAAGCTTACGATCTTATAAAAACCATGCCTATGAAGCCCGATGCTGTGGTTTGGGGAGCTCTTTTAGGAGCTTGCAGCTTCCATAAAAATGTCGAACTCGCAGAAAAAGCAGCTCAGCCTCTCTTTCTGCTCGAACCATGGAATGCAGGAAACTGCGTTATTCTTTCTAATATATATGCATCGAGGGGGCAGTGGGACGGTGTTGCAAAGCTAAGGAAGATGATGAAAGGTGGCCACATTACAAAGGCAGCTGGATATAGCTTCATTGAAGAGGGAGGTGAAATGCATAAGTTTCTCGTGGAGGATAAATCGCATCCGAGATGTGATGAAATATACGAAACCTTACATCGGATCTCGATAGTGATGAAGCTACAAAACAAATTAATTGACTTTGAGTCCGAGCTTACAGTTTGA
- the LOC108477354 gene encoding ATP synthase delta chain, chloroplastic, with product MKESLRFQISTTKRRFIISYHPQLFLLQTSQTLILSLSMDPLSSSVSSRLKPANFNSTPRQLHPLKPLNRPRHLPPPSPQRPLLFSTTKPTTISTSFTHKNLTAPPIFPHPTSLLPSSSLHVHRTPATGYAAALLDTAQSTGSLHEVRRDVRKLSRLLQNSQIQAFLNDPFLGDQEKGKAMKELAKKGKFNKHLFNLLKMMVEKNKLGIVSEVLEEFERVFDELIGTKQVWVSSEKMIGEDMLFKIAIKVQKLSGAVKVKVKNLVIDKLPKIPDFGLLYN from the coding sequence ATGAAGGAAAGCTTACGTTTTCAAATTTCAACCACAAAAAGAAGATTCATAATATCTTATCATCCCCAACTCTTTCTCCTACAAACGTCACAAACCCTAATTCTCTCTCTATCCATGGACCCTCTATCAAGCTCTGTTTCTTCACGCCTCAAACCCGCCAACTTCAACTCAACACCTCGCCAATTGCACCCCTTAAAACCACTCAACAGACCGCGTCACCTCCCTCCACCGTCACCCCAACGTCCCCTTCTCTTCTCCACCACCAAACCAACCACTATCTCCACCTCTTTCACCCACAAAAACCTCACCGCTCCTCCTATCTTCCCCCACCCCACCTCACTTCTCCCTTCATCATCCCTTCATGTCCATCGAACCCCCGCCACCGGCTACGCCGCAGCTCTATTAGACACAGCTCAATCCACCGGTTCACTTCACGAAGTCCGACGAGACGTACGAAAGCTCTCGAGACTACTCCAAAACAGTCAAATTCAAGCTTTTTTGAATGACCCGTTTTTGGGTGATCAAGAGAAGGGAAAAGCAATGAAGGAATTGGCTAAAAAAGGGAAGTTTAACAAGCATCTTTTTAACTTGTTAAAGATGATGGTTGAGAAGAACAAGTTGGGGATTGTAAGTGAAGTGTTGGAAGAGTTCGAGAGGGTTTTCGATGAGTTGATTGGGACTAAACAGGTTTGGGTTTCGTCGGAGAAGATGATTGGGGAAGACATGTTGTTTAAAATTGCTATAAAGGTTCAAAAGCTTAGTGGTGCTGTTAAAGTTAAGGTCAAGAACTTGGTTATTGATAAGCTACCCAAAATACCAGACTTTGGCTTGCTCTATAATTAA
- the LOC108477695 gene encoding protein TILLER ANGLE CONTROL 1-like — protein sequence MKIFNWVHRRFNHTILKDWLAPNVKNTDEAIVIEQVALVDVLDGILTIGTLGFDPLESGGQKDYENDDEHGEEQRCSDDSVGDNDDGDVHFDDGNEEVNRLMFGALDHGFKDEAMPVCEIKGQSGNRRRTTLAELFSADSPSGLEMELNCGKKAIVGTKQGNSLATKLVPQVGEGSGPIKMLQKMMRRMLKRKIHPEVEGKRGQCCKKHEACEFVSLLQSQGAAATA from the exons ATGAAG ATCTTCAACTGGGTGCATAGGAGATTCAATCATACCATCCTCAAAG ATTGGTTGGCTCCAAATGTTAAGAATACCGATGAAGCCATTGTAATCGAGCAAGTAGCTCTGGTTGATGTGCTTGATGGCATTCTAACAATTGGCACCCTCGGTTTTGACCCTTTGGAATCGGGTGGACAAAAAGATTACGAAAACGATGACGAGCACGGGGAAGAACAACGATGTTCCGACGATAGTGTCGGCGATAACGATGATGGTGATGTTCATTTTGATGATGGTAATGAAGAAGTGAATCGGCTGATGTTCGGTGCTTTGGACCACGGTTTTAAGGACGAGGCAATGCCGGTTTGTGAAATTAAGGGCCAGTCTGGGAATCGGAGAAGAACCACATTGGCAGAGCTCTTCTCCGCAGACTCGCCGAGCGGTCTTGAAATGGAACTGAATTGTGGCAAAAAAGCCATTGTTGGAACAAAGCAGGGAAATTCTTTGGCTACGAAACTGGTTCCTCAAGTAGGAGAAGGTTCAGGTCCTATCAAAATGTTACAGAAA ATGATGAGGAGAATGTTGAAAAGGAAGATCCATCCAGAGGTTGAAGGCAAAAGAGGGCAATGTTGCAAGAAACATGAAGCTTGTGAATTCGTTTCTTTGCTTcaatctcaag GTGCTGCTGCTACAGCTTGA